In Streptacidiphilus sp. P02-A3a, the DNA window CGCACCGGATTCCCTATCAGTAGGGATTCCGGCCGACAATCCTGGCGAAGTCCAACAGCTTCGGAGTGTCACTGATGACTATCTTCCGGTAGTTGCGCTCGACCAGACCCAGCTGCGAAAGGTTGGCGAGGGCGCGCTCGGCGGTCGCCAGCTTCAGGCCCGCGAGCGACGCGAGCTCCGACTGGGTGAGCGCGAGGGCGAGGACCATGCGACCGTCCGGCTCTCCGGCGACCGGCAGCCCGTACGCCTGCGACAGCTCCACCAGCACCCGCGCCAGCCTGGTCGGCGCGTCGTACGCCTGGAAGTCCAGCCGCCGTTGGTTCGCCCAGCGCAGCCGGGCGCTCAGCATGCGGTACAACTCCCGCATGGCGTCCGGGTGCTGGGTGAGGAATCCCTCCAGATCACCCCGTTGAATGACGCGCACCTGCACATCGCCGCAGGCGATCACCGAGCCCGACCGCGGCAGGTCCTCGAAGGCCGCCATTTCACCGACCAGTTCTCCCGCTATCCGGACGGCGGCCAGCATTTCGTAACCGCTCTCGGAGCTCGTCACGACTTTCACCACGCCATCGGTGAGAAGCAGGACGTGCTTTC includes these proteins:
- a CDS encoding Crp/Fnr family transcriptional regulator codes for the protein MSTRWLPSTFLGRLHPDTRGKILQTGTAVKYPMQRTLLRQGDDGKHVLLLTDGVVKVVTSSESGYEMLAAVRIAGELVGEMAAFEDLPRSGSVIACGDVQVRVIQRGDLEGFLTQHPDAMRELYRMLSARLRWANQRRLDFQAYDAPTRLARVLVELSQAYGLPVAGEPDGRMVLALALTQSELASLAGLKLATAERALANLSQLGLVERNYRKIVISDTPKLLDFARIVGRNPY